From Rutidosis leptorrhynchoides isolate AG116_Rl617_1_P2 chromosome 3, CSIRO_AGI_Rlap_v1, whole genome shotgun sequence, a single genomic window includes:
- the LOC139897289 gene encoding putative lipid-binding protein At4g00165 → MGSYKATALFILVNVLLFICVSSNKVSCPPKTTPSVPKKPAKCPKDTLKFGICGDWLGLVHEAIGAQPDSKCCTLVKGLADLEAALCLCTAIKANVLGVLSAYCS, encoded by the coding sequence ATGGGTTCTTATAAGGCAACTGCTCTATTCATATTGGTTAATGTACTTCTTTTCATTTGTGTCTCATCAAACAAGGTTTCATGCCCTCCAAAAACGACCCCTTCTGTCCCTAAAAAGCCAGCCAAATGTCCGAAAGATACACTTAAGTTTGGTATCTGTGGTGACTGGCTCGGGCTCGTTCATGAGGCCATTGGGGCTCAACCAGATAGTAAATGTTGTACATTGGTGAAGGGTCTAGCTGACCTTGAAGCAGCATTGTGTTTGTGCACAGCAATTAAGGCTAATGTGCTTGGTGTTCTAAGTGCCTATTGCTCTTAG
- the LOC139897290 gene encoding SKA complex subunit 1 homolog: MEVKQAVLSLDSLVSSFNTRIAELQDLVVARNMYPASSVTDLSEVDATLKTMELQLQQIKDRLREETLAIPKAKKLIQASLQQQQKLQNMSAYVPSYLPERGSVKHQDHSICSVAEEPTRQDNSFGIQEFKEETAPIPKEKKGRGSAPLWYITATELDSLSSYMRGRLTLEKVNAAISDMAAYAEANAQLITAPRKKLTESTLEKAMEIRDIGTAEGVKGKHFFLETDVKGPTLKLDNTGKAILTVLRHLGRLSESRIGHHRVFVLARPH; encoded by the exons ATGGAGGTGAAGCAAGCAGTTTTGTCACTGGATTCATTAGTTTCATCATTCAACACTCGAATTGCTGAGCTTCAAGATCTCGTTGTTGCTCGTAACA TGTATCCTGCTAGCAGCGTCACCGATTTATCGGAAGTAGATGCAACGTTGAAGACAATGGAGCTTCAATTACAACAGATCAAAGATCGATTGCGCGAAGAAACCCTAGCAATTCCTAAAGCTAAA AAGCTAATTCAAGCGTCGCTACAGCAGCAACAGAAGTTGCAGAATATGTCTGCGTATGTACCATCGTATTTACCAGAAAGGGGAAGCGTTAAGCATCAGGATCATAGCATATG TTCTGTAGCAGAGGAACCTACAAGACAAGATAATTCTTTTGGGATTCAAGAGTTCAAGGAAGAAACTGCACCAATACCCAAA GAGAAAAAGGGTCGAGGTTCTGCACCTTTGTGGTACATCACTGCTACTGAACTAGACTCATTGTCATC ATATATGAGGGGAAGGTTGACTTTAGAAAAGGTCAATGCAGCCATTAGTGACATGGCTGCTTATGCTGAGGCAAACGCACAGCTTATCACAGCCCCAAGAAAGAAG CTTACAGAAAGTACCTTAGAGAAAGCTATG GAAATAAGAGATATTGGAACGGCAGAAGGAGTAAAGGGCAAACACTTCTTCCTAGAAACCGATGTTAAAGGACCTACACTGAAGCTTGATAATACTGGAAAAGCAATATTAACT GTCCTTCGTCACCTTGGTCGTTTGAGTGAGAGCAGGATAGGCCATCATCGTGTGTTTGTTCTTGCAAGGCCTCATTGA